Proteins encoded together in one Geminocystis sp. M7585_C2015_104 window:
- the ald gene encoding alanine dehydrogenase, whose product MNIGVPREIKAQEGRVGLTPASAKILIEQGHRVFIEKDAGIGAGFTNQDYEAVGCQIVDALQAWSQELIVKVKEPLPEEYQYIHSGQILFTYLHLAANRHLTEFLLKSGVTAVAYETVQLADGRLPLLTPMSLIAGRLAVQMGVRYLEKQQGGKGILLGGIPGVSPGYVVILGGGIVGTEAAKMAVGMGARVTVLDINLDRLAYLETIFGSRVELLYSNWENISRVVPQADLLIGAVLIAGRKAPVLVPRSLVQQMSPGSVILDVAVDQGGCVETIRPTSHSNPSYVEEGIIHLGIPNLPGAVPRTATIALNNSTLPYILKLANQGIGALKQDPSLAQGLNIQYHRLVHPALQQVFPDLADF is encoded by the coding sequence ATGAACATAGGGGTGCCCAGGGAGATAAAGGCCCAGGAAGGGAGGGTGGGGTTAACCCCCGCCAGTGCTAAAATCCTCATAGAACAGGGTCATCGGGTGTTTATAGAAAAAGACGCCGGCATAGGCGCCGGTTTTACCAATCAAGACTACGAAGCAGTGGGGTGTCAGATTGTAGATGCCCTCCAAGCCTGGAGTCAGGAGTTAATTGTAAAGGTAAAAGAGCCCCTCCCAGAAGAATATCAGTATATCCACTCGGGCCAAATCCTCTTTACCTACCTCCATCTAGCAGCCAATCGCCATTTAACAGAATTCCTCCTCAAATCCGGTGTCACCGCTGTAGCCTACGAGACAGTACAACTCGCTGATGGCCGTCTGCCCCTTTTAACCCCCATGAGTCTCATCGCCGGAAGACTGGCTGTCCAAATGGGCGTCAGATATCTCGAAAAACAACAAGGGGGTAAGGGAATTCTTTTAGGTGGAATCCCTGGGGTCTCCCCCGGCTATGTGGTAATCCTAGGAGGTGGCATAGTAGGCACCGAGGCAGCTAAAATGGCAGTGGGGATGGGGGCAAGGGTAACTGTCTTGGATATTAACCTGGATAGACTGGCCTATCTGGAAACTATCTTTGGCTCCAGAGTAGAACTATTGTACAGCAACTGGGAAAATATCAGCCGGGTGGTGCCCCAAGCAGATTTACTTATAGGTGCCGTGTTGATTGCCGGAAGAAAAGCCCCTGTATTAGTGCCCCGCTCCTTGGTACAACAAATGTCCCCCGGTTCTGTTATACTGGATGTGGCAGTGGACCAAGGTGGCTGTGTGGAAACCATCCGCCCCACCAGCCATAGTAACCCTAGCTATGTGGAAGAAGGCATCATCCACCTGGGTATCCCTAACCTCCCTGGAGCCGTGCCGCGGACTGCTACAATAGCACTAAACAATAGCACCCTCCCCTACATCCTGAAACTAGCTAATCAAGGAATAGGAGCCCTAAAACAAGATCCTAGTCTGGCACAAGGGTTGAATATACAATACCACCGTCTAGTACACCCCGCCCTACAACAGGTATTCCCAGATTTAGCAGACTTTTGA
- the ppc gene encoding phosphoenolpyruvate carboxylase, giving the protein MTTIISNYQEEEFSTYLSSELLLRQRLKLVESLWESVLTKECGREFVTLLEKLKSACSQEGQSNTNATEGIPVSQWIEKLDLNDAIKAARAFALYFQLINIVEQHYEQRTQRYIRSTTTEAQLEGLTKRGSEFQPQDDLNSGGMFHWLFPYLKSMNVPPKKIQKVLDELDICLVFTAHPTEIVRHTIRKKQRRISYILENLDRAEESCRAMGLTNSWEAENCRQALLEEIRLWWYTDELHQFKPTVLDEVDYTLHYFQEVLFDCIPELHRRLQQALKSTFPTLKPPHYKFCYFGSWVGGDRDGNPYVTAEVSWQTACYQRNLVLDKYIESVNKLGDVLSLSLHWSNVSPELLDSLERDRIFMPHIYDKYYVRYRQEPYRLKIAYIREKLINTKTRNQALSNPQARKSLACIQKDNSLYSNAKEFLEDLYLIKHNLETIGLNCRQLENLICQAEIFGFHLTPLDFRQDSNRHAEALNEIIQYLGLLDKPYLELSEDEKVTWLVQELKTRRPLVPPEVSFSDNTKETLETFRVLKAIQDEFGIEMCHTYIISMTNYVSDVLEVLLLAKEAGLYDPILGATSIRIVPLFETVEDLKRAPEVMRQLFSLPLYRACLAGGYHQIDKSQSHLHLPPLTPSNLQEIMLGYSDSNKDSGFLSSNWEIHKAQKNLARLGKEFGIDIKIFHGRGGSVGRGGGPAYAAILAQPNATVNSKIKITEQGEVLASKYSLPELALYNLETISTAVIQASLLGSGFDDIEPWNDIMEEIASTSRQVYRRLIYEHPDFLDFFLSVTPIEEISQLQISSRPARRSGGKRDISTLRAIPWVFSWTQSRFLLPAWYGVGSALYQFLCQQPDENLKLLRYFYLKWPFFKMVISKVEMTLSKVDLHMAQHYIEKLAKPEDKPRFFKVFEQIAAEYHLTCQIVLQINQQSRLLDNNPDLQRSVQLRSTTIVPLGFLQASLIKRLRQFSRQDKAGLIHFRYSKEELLRGALLTINGIAAGMRNTG; this is encoded by the coding sequence ATGACCACTATAATTAGCAACTATCAAGAAGAAGAATTTAGCACCTATCTTAGCTCAGAATTGCTACTAAGACAGCGACTAAAACTGGTAGAAAGTCTGTGGGAATCAGTATTGACAAAAGAATGTGGAAGAGAATTTGTAACACTACTAGAAAAACTAAAATCCGCCTGTTCACAAGAAGGACAAAGTAATACAAACGCCACCGAGGGAATCCCCGTCAGCCAATGGATAGAAAAACTAGACTTAAATGACGCTATAAAGGCCGCCCGTGCTTTTGCCCTGTACTTCCAATTGATTAACATTGTAGAACAACACTACGAACAACGCACTCAGAGGTACATACGAAGCACCACAACAGAAGCACAACTAGAAGGACTGACAAAAAGAGGAAGTGAATTCCAACCCCAAGACGATTTAAACAGTGGGGGCATGTTTCATTGGCTATTCCCCTACCTGAAAAGCATGAATGTGCCTCCTAAGAAAATCCAAAAAGTATTAGACGAGTTAGACATCTGTTTAGTATTCACCGCTCACCCTACAGAAATAGTACGTCATACCATCCGGAAAAAACAAAGACGCATATCCTACATCCTAGAAAACCTAGACAGGGCAGAAGAATCCTGTCGTGCCATGGGATTGACCAACTCCTGGGAAGCAGAAAACTGTCGTCAAGCCCTATTAGAAGAAATACGCCTCTGGTGGTACACTGACGAACTACATCAATTCAAACCCACCGTATTAGACGAAGTAGACTACACCCTCCACTACTTCCAAGAGGTACTGTTCGATTGTATCCCAGAACTCCACAGACGTCTACAACAAGCCCTAAAGTCTACCTTCCCCACCCTAAAACCCCCCCACTATAAATTCTGCTACTTCGGCTCCTGGGTAGGTGGCGACAGAGACGGCAACCCCTACGTCACCGCAGAGGTATCCTGGCAAACCGCCTGTTACCAACGCAACCTAGTTTTAGACAAATACATAGAATCAGTAAACAAACTAGGAGACGTATTAAGCCTATCTCTCCACTGGAGTAACGTCTCACCAGAATTGCTAGACTCCCTCGAAAGGGATAGGATATTTATGCCCCACATATATGATAAATACTATGTACGCTATCGACAAGAGCCCTACCGTCTCAAAATAGCCTACATCCGAGAAAAACTCATAAACACCAAAACCAGAAACCAAGCCCTATCCAACCCCCAAGCCAGAAAATCCCTCGCCTGTATCCAAAAAGACAACAGCCTCTACAGTAATGCCAAAGAATTCCTAGAAGACCTATACCTAATAAAACACAACCTAGAAACCATAGGATTAAACTGTAGACAACTAGAAAACCTAATCTGTCAGGCAGAAATCTTCGGCTTCCACCTAACCCCCCTCGACTTCCGCCAAGACTCCAATCGCCACGCCGAAGCCCTAAATGAAATTATCCAATACCTAGGCCTTTTAGACAAACCCTATCTAGAATTGTCCGAAGACGAAAAGGTTACATGGTTAGTACAAGAACTAAAAACCCGTCGCCCCCTCGTCCCCCCAGAAGTCTCCTTCTCCGACAACACCAAGGAGACTCTTGAAACCTTCAGGGTTCTAAAAGCAATACAAGACGAATTTGGCATAGAAATGTGCCACACCTATATTATAAGCATGACCAACTATGTAAGTGACGTATTGGAAGTACTACTACTGGCCAAAGAAGCAGGACTTTATGATCCCATTTTAGGGGCAACCAGTATAAGAATAGTACCCCTCTTTGAGACAGTAGAGGACCTAAAAAGGGCCCCCGAAGTGATGAGACAATTGTTCTCCCTCCCCCTCTACCGCGCCTGTTTAGCCGGAGGTTATCATCAAATAGACAAATCCCAATCCCATCTTCACCTCCCCCCCCTCACCCCCTCCAACCTCCAGGAGATAATGTTAGGCTATTCCGACAGCAACAAAGACTCAGGCTTTTTAAGCAGCAACTGGGAAATCCATAAAGCCCAGAAAAACCTAGCCCGTCTCGGCAAAGAGTTCGGCATAGACATCAAAATTTTCCACGGCCGCGGCGGCTCTGTTGGAAGAGGCGGTGGTCCAGCCTACGCCGCCATTCTAGCACAACCCAACGCCACTGTCAACAGCAAAATCAAAATCACCGAACAAGGGGAAGTCCTGGCCTCCAAATACTCCCTCCCCGAACTAGCCCTATACAACCTAGAAACTATCAGTACAGCAGTAATACAGGCCAGTTTGTTAGGCAGTGGCTTCGACGACATAGAGCCATGGAATGACATAATGGAGGAGATAGCCAGCACCTCCCGACAGGTATACAGACGTCTAATATACGAACACCCCGACTTTTTAGACTTCTTCCTCTCCGTCACCCCCATAGAAGAAATCAGCCAATTACAAATTAGTTCACGCCCCGCCAGACGTAGTGGTGGCAAACGAGATATCTCCACCCTTCGCGCCATCCCCTGGGTATTCAGTTGGACACAAAGTCGTTTCCTCCTGCCAGCCTGGTATGGGGTAGGAAGTGCCCTTTACCAATTCCTCTGTCAACAACCAGACGAAAACCTCAAACTCCTACGTTATTTCTACCTCAAATGGCCCTTCTTCAAGATGGTCATCTCCAAGGTTGAAATGACTCTTTCCAAGGTGGACTTACACATGGCACAACACTACATCGAAAAACTGGCCAAACCCGAAGATAAACCCCGCTTCTTCAAGGTATTTGAACAAATCGCCGCTGAATACCACCTCACCTGCCAAATAGTCCTCCAAATCAATCAACAATCCCGACTCTTAGACAACAACCCCGACCTACAACGTTCAGTTCAGCTCCGCTCTACCACCATTGTCCCTCTCGGATTCCTACAAGCTAGCCTCATCAAACGTTTGCGACAATTCTCCCGTCAAGACAAAGCCGGCCTTATCCACTTCCGCTACAGCAAAGAGGAACTCCTGCGTGGCGCCCTTTTGACCATCAACGGTATCGCCGCTGGCATGCGCAACACCGGTTAA
- the rpsN gene encoding 30S ribosomal protein S14 → MAKKSVIAREAKRAKLVAKYAAKRAELKEKIRNATDPAEKFALHRQLQRLPRNSAPTRLRNRCWVTGRPRAYYRDFGLSRHVLREWAHQGLLPGVVKSSW, encoded by the coding sequence ATGGCGAAAAAATCAGTTATTGCCAGGGAAGCTAAACGAGCTAAACTAGTAGCCAAGTATGCTGCCAAGAGGGCTGAACTAAAGGAGAAAATACGTAATGCTACAGACCCAGCGGAGAAGTTCGCACTCCATAGGCAGTTACAGAGGTTACCTAGAAACAGTGCTCCTACTCGTTTGCGCAACCGTTGTTGGGTGACGGGGCGTCCGAGGGCCTATTATAGGGATTTTGGCCTTTCCCGTCACGTTTTGAGGGAATGGGCGCACCAGGGGTTATTGCCGGGGGTTGTGAAGTCTAGTTGGTAG
- a CDS encoding calcium-binding protein, producing the protein MALIAGTPNDDYLIGTGDADLIFAAPGNDLVEAQDGNDTVYGGAGSDNISGAGGDDLIYGETGDDSIRGGVGNDSLLGDEGNDTIAGGLNNDSIQGGSGNDSLSGQLGNDTILGGIGNDTIKGGLGNDGIEGGDDNDVLFGGEGDDTLLGGAGNDTITGGLGSDSIDGGDGNDYVFYDPNDNPVLVQGGIGVDTLSASPSTSAANINLGAGFGGFEYVIGTDFNDTITGVSSDETLEGGAGNDTLSGNFGNDSLIGGSGNDSLIGDAGNDTLIGGLGNDTLVGGTENDSLVGEDGNDSLIGDAGNDTLIGGALADTLVGDGGADIFVFNSPNEGVDIIADFTSVDTDKIQILKSGFSIATSYTGFEFFNQNAATESSDSLVDIVAFNGSTPSSANAKSPDPTFFLIYVDSTGSTSNQLENNETITALWFDPDGIGSAGPVKIADFLSTGGNFYLQAPSTVDNVTSWFELIS; encoded by the coding sequence ATGGCACTAATAGCCGGAACCCCAAACGATGATTACCTTATTGGGACTGGTGATGCAGATTTGATTTTTGCCGCCCCGGGTAATGACCTGGTTGAAGCCCAGGACGGCAATGACACCGTCTATGGCGGTGCGGGCAGTGACAATATCAGTGGTGCTGGAGGGGACGATCTTATTTATGGTGAGACTGGCGACGACAGCATCAGGGGCGGAGTAGGAAATGACAGTCTTCTTGGGGATGAGGGGAACGACACCATCGCAGGGGGTTTAAACAATGATAGCATACAGGGGGGAAGTGGCAATGACAGTCTTAGTGGCCAGCTAGGCAACGATACCATTTTAGGAGGTATTGGCAACGACACCATCAAAGGCGGCCTTGGCAACGATGGCATCGAAGGAGGGGATGACAATGATGTGCTCTTCGGTGGTGAGGGCGATGACACCCTCCTTGGTGGGGCAGGCAACGACACCATCACCGGCGGCCTTGGCAGCGACTCCATCGACGGTGGTGATGGCAATGACTACGTATTTTATGATCCCAATGACAACCCTGTCCTTGTACAAGGCGGCATTGGAGTGGACACCCTCTCCGCCTCCCCCTCTACATCAGCAGCCAATATTAACCTAGGTGCCGGCTTTGGAGGTTTTGAGTACGTCATCGGCACAGATTTTAATGACACCATCACTGGCGTCAGCAGCGATGAAACCCTCGAAGGTGGTGCCGGCAATGACACTCTATCGGGGAATTTTGGCAACGACTCGCTAATAGGTGGCAGTGGCAACGACTCCCTAATTGGCGATGCTGGCAACGACACCCTCATCGGTGGGCTGGGCAATGACACCCTAGTAGGCGGTACTGAAAATGACTCCCTTGTAGGAGAGGATGGCAACGACTCCCTAATTGGCGATGCTGGCAACGACACCCTCATCGGTGGGGCTTTGGCAGACACCCTAGTAGGCGATGGTGGTGCCGACATATTCGTCTTCAACAGCCCCAACGAAGGTGTTGACATAATAGCCGATTTTACTTCTGTTGATACTGACAAAATCCAAATCTTAAAATCCGGGTTTAGTATTGCCACCAGCTATACTGGTTTTGAGTTTTTCAATCAAAACGCTGCTACTGAATCATCAGACAGTTTAGTCGACATAGTTGCCTTTAATGGATCCACCCCCAGTAGTGCTAACGCCAAATCCCCTGACCCCACCTTCTTCCTGATTTATGTGGATAGTACTGGTAGTACTAGTAATCAGCTCGAAAATAACGAAACCATCACTGCCCTGTGGTTTGACCCGGATGGGATTGGGTCAGCTGGCCCCGTCAAAATCGCTGATTTCCTCTCTACAGGTGGCAACTTTTACCTACAAGCGCCAAGTACTGTAGATAATGTCACAAGCTGGTTCGAGCTCATTTCATAA
- a CDS encoding calcium-binding protein, translated as MIPSTAGGGNDSILGSAGNDYVYGDDGNDWLEGNTGNDSINAGWGNDTIYGGTGDDYLYDWYGDDYMYGGGGNDTIIGDDGNDWLEGNIGNDSLVGDWDHDTISGSDGNDTLSGGSGNDSLDGGEDNDFLDGGSGNDTLSGSNGNDLLTGGDGNDLISGGGGQDYIEGGWNDDTLKGGSEADFLTGGYGNDQILGGTGNDLLRGEEGDDTLRGGGDDDLLLGGYGNDYLTGGGGNDLLLGEDGDDNLNGGGGSDTLYGGSGADQFQFYSPNQGVDTLDFNSKQGDKISIYSPGFDNIETIILVQTNNPGNGQFGYFNRTLYYTDNTGTTYTLAFLPYSPTLKATDFVLL; from the coding sequence ATGATACCATCGACGGCTGGGGGGGGCAATGACTCTATACTTGGCAGTGCAGGCAATGACTATGTCTATGGGGACGACGGCAATGACTGGCTAGAAGGCAACACGGGGAACGATTCCATAAATGCCGGCTGGGGCAATGACACCATATATGGGGGTACAGGAGATGACTACCTCTACGACTGGTATGGCGACGATTACATGTATGGGGGAGGTGGCAATGATACCATAATTGGAGACGACGGCAATGACTGGCTAGAAGGCAACATAGGCAATGACTCTCTTGTTGGGGATTGGGACCATGATACCATAAGTGGGAGTGATGGCAATGACACCCTCTCTGGTGGCAGTGGCAATGACTCTTTGGACGGGGGTGAGGACAATGATTTTCTGGACGGAGGCAGTGGCAATGACACCCTTTCTGGCAGTAATGGCAATGACCTATTAACCGGTGGCGACGGCAATGACCTCATCAGCGGTGGTGGTGGCCAAGACTATATAGAAGGAGGTTGGAACGACGATACTCTAAAGGGGGGTAGTGAAGCCGACTTTTTGACGGGGGGCTACGGCAATGACCAAATACTGGGGGGCACAGGCAATGACCTATTGAGAGGCGAGGAAGGAGACGACACCCTCCGTGGTGGGGGCGATGATGACCTCCTCCTAGGAGGCTATGGCAACGACTACCTGACAGGCGGCGGTGGCAATGACCTGTTGTTGGGAGAAGATGGCGATGACAACCTCAATGGTGGCGGTGGCAGCGACACCCTGTATGGAGGCAGTGGTGCTGACCAATTCCAATTCTACTCCCCCAATCAGGGAGTTGATACCTTGGACTTTAACTCAAAGCAGGGAGACAAAATTTCCATCTACTCCCCCGGCTTTGACAATATAGAAACTATTATCCTTGTCCAAACCAATAACCCTGGCAATGGCCAGTTCGGCTATTTTAACCGAACCTTGTACTATACAGATAACACAGGCACCACTTACACCCTCGCCTTTCTTCCTTACTCCCCCACCCTGAAGGCCACCGACTTTGTCCTATTGTAG